The Actinocatenispora sera genome has a window encoding:
- the carA gene encoding glutamine-hydrolyzing carbamoyl-phosphate synthase small subunit: MSTDKTAILVLEDGRTFTGEPFGAIGETFGEAVFNTGMTGYQETLTDPSYRGQVIAMTAPHIGNTGVNDADDESDRMWLAGYVARDPARIASNWRSTGSLADRLVEQGVVGIAGIDTRALTRHLRERGAMRVGVSSVDTDPAALLAKVRAAPAMVGANLVGEVTTRQPYSVAAEGTHRFTVAALDLGIKRNTPRRLAARGVTTHVLPATTTVEDVLATGPDAVFLSNGPGDPATADEQVELTRALLARKVPIFGICFGNQILGRALGFGTYKLAYGHHGINQPVQDRTTGKVEVTAHNHGFAVDAPREGATDTEYGRVEVSHVCLNDEVVEGLRVADGGRTVAFSVQYHPEAAAGPHDADYLFDRFTALIEGQARPATATQGGPADA; this comes from the coding sequence GTGAGCACGGACAAGACCGCGATCCTGGTCCTGGAGGACGGCCGTACCTTCACCGGCGAGCCGTTCGGCGCGATCGGCGAGACGTTCGGCGAGGCGGTGTTCAACACCGGCATGACCGGCTACCAGGAGACGCTGACCGACCCGTCGTACCGCGGCCAGGTCATCGCGATGACCGCGCCGCACATCGGCAACACCGGCGTGAACGACGCCGACGACGAGTCCGACCGGATGTGGCTGGCCGGCTACGTGGCCCGCGACCCGGCCCGGATCGCCTCGAACTGGCGGTCCACCGGCTCGCTCGCCGACCGGCTGGTCGAGCAGGGCGTGGTCGGCATCGCCGGTATCGACACCCGGGCGCTGACCCGGCACCTGCGCGAGCGCGGCGCGATGCGGGTCGGCGTTTCCAGCGTGGACACCGACCCGGCGGCGCTGCTGGCCAAGGTGCGGGCCGCGCCGGCGATGGTCGGCGCCAACCTGGTCGGCGAGGTCACCACGCGGCAGCCGTACTCGGTGGCCGCCGAGGGCACACACCGGTTCACCGTGGCGGCGCTGGATCTCGGCATCAAGCGCAACACGCCGCGCCGGCTGGCGGCCCGCGGCGTCACCACGCACGTACTGCCGGCCACCACCACCGTCGAGGACGTGCTGGCGACCGGCCCGGACGCGGTGTTCCTGTCCAACGGGCCGGGCGATCCGGCCACCGCCGACGAGCAGGTCGAGCTGACCCGCGCGCTGCTGGCCCGCAAGGTACCGATCTTCGGCATCTGCTTCGGCAACCAGATCCTCGGCCGCGCGCTGGGCTTCGGCACGTACAAGCTGGCCTACGGCCACCACGGCATCAACCAGCCCGTGCAGGACCGCACGACCGGCAAGGTCGAGGTCACCGCGCACAACCACGGGTTCGCCGTGGACGCCCCGCGCGAGGGCGCGACCGACACCGAGTACGGGCGGGTCGAGGTCAGCCACGTGTGCCTCAACGACGAGGTGGTGGAGGGGCTGCGGGTCGCCGACGGCGGGCGCACCGTGGCGTTCTCGGTGCAGTACCACCCGGAGGCGGCGGCCGGTCCGCACGACGCCGACTACCTGTTCGACAGGTTCACCGCATTGATCGAGGGGCAGGCGCGTCCGGCCACCGCAACGCAAGGGGGGCCGGCGGATGCCTAG
- a CDS encoding SRPBCC family protein has protein sequence MTQPQAAPDEPGGGAGSEAGPVPPARIRRTVTAPTELVWRAFTDPNALAAWFWPRRLAPRVTADARKGGRYRIVGAASRSMTTAVGGEYLRVDEPTLLEFTWCWEGAEETATVTVRLATCDDGTELDVEHAGCVDEEDRQAQERGWRDCLERLPEWLTVAQRAG, from the coding sequence ATGACACAGCCGCAGGCGGCGCCCGACGAGCCCGGCGGAGGGGCCGGCAGCGAGGCGGGTCCCGTGCCGCCGGCCCGGATCCGACGGACCGTGACCGCGCCGACCGAGCTCGTCTGGCGTGCCTTCACCGACCCGAACGCGCTGGCGGCCTGGTTCTGGCCGCGCCGGCTCGCGCCGCGGGTCACCGCCGACGCCCGCAAGGGCGGCCGGTACCGCATCGTCGGGGCCGCCTCCCGCAGCATGACCACCGCCGTGGGCGGCGAGTACCTGCGGGTCGACGAGCCGACGTTGCTGGAGTTCACCTGGTGCTGGGAGGGCGCCGAGGAGACGGCCACCGTCACGGTGCGGCTGGCGACGTGCGACGACGGTACCGAGCTGGACGTCGAGCACGCCGGCTGCGTCGACGAGGAGGACCGGCAGGCGCAGGAGCGCGGCTGGCGCGACTGCCTGGAGCGGCTACCGGAGTGGCTCACGGTGGCCCAGCGCGCCGGCTGA
- a CDS encoding aspartate carbamoyltransferase catalytic subunit: MITHLLSAADLDRSTATLVLDTATEMATVAGREVKKLPTLRGRTVVNLFYEDSTRTRTSFEVAAKRLSADVINFSAKGSSVSKGESLKDTALTLQAMGADAVVIRHSASGAPHRLARWVDGSVVNAGDGTHEHPTQALLDAYTMRARLGTLEGLRVAIVGDVLHSRVARSNVLLLATLGAKVTLVSPPTLLPVGVDTWPCAVSYDLDAVLGAVDVVMMLRVQRERMNDSYFPSAREYARRYGLDVARAARLPEHAIVMHPGPMNRGMEIAPEVADSARATIVEQVANGVSVRMAVLYLLLGGKS; encoded by the coding sequence ATGATCACCCACCTGCTCAGTGCGGCCGACCTGGACCGCAGCACCGCCACGCTGGTGCTCGACACCGCCACCGAGATGGCCACCGTCGCCGGCCGCGAGGTGAAGAAGCTCCCGACGCTGCGCGGGCGCACCGTGGTGAACCTGTTCTACGAGGACTCCACCCGCACCCGTACCTCGTTCGAGGTGGCGGCGAAGCGGCTGAGTGCCGACGTGATCAACTTCTCCGCCAAGGGCTCGAGCGTGTCCAAGGGCGAGTCGCTCAAGGACACCGCGCTGACCCTGCAGGCGATGGGCGCCGACGCGGTGGTCATCCGGCACTCCGCGTCCGGTGCGCCGCACCGGCTGGCCCGCTGGGTGGACGGCAGCGTGGTCAACGCCGGTGACGGCACCCACGAGCACCCCACCCAGGCGCTGCTCGACGCGTACACGATGCGGGCCCGGCTCGGCACCCTCGAGGGGCTGCGGGTGGCGATCGTCGGTGACGTGCTGCACAGCCGGGTCGCCCGGTCCAACGTGCTGCTGCTCGCCACCCTCGGGGCGAAGGTCACCCTGGTCAGCCCGCCGACGCTGCTGCCGGTCGGGGTCGACACCTGGCCCTGCGCGGTCTCGTACGACCTGGACGCGGTGCTGGGCGCCGTCGACGTGGTGATGATGCTGCGGGTGCAGCGGGAGCGGATGAACGACTCGTACTTCCCGTCGGCCCGCGAGTACGCCCGGCGCTACGGCCTGGACGTGGCGCGGGCGGCGCGGCTGCCCGAGCACGCGATCGTGATGCACCCGGGGCCGATGAACCGCGGAATGGAGATCGCCCCGGAGGTCGCCGACTCGGCCCGGGCCACGATCGTCGAACAGGTGGCCAACGGGGTCAGCGTCCGGATGGCCGTGCTCTACCTGCTGCTGGGGGGAAAGTCGTGA
- a CDS encoding dihydroorotase, whose translation MSSFVLAGARILGAEKTDIVITDGVVAEVGPGASAPGATRIDADGLVALPGLVDLHTHLREPGREDAETVESGSRAAALGGYTAVCAMANTDPVADTAGVVEQVYRLGRDAGLVHVQPIGAVTVGLAGERLAELGAMADSAAAVRIFSDDGHCVSDPRLMRRALEYVKAFDGVIAQHAEEPRLTAGAQLHEGEWSARLGLTGWPAVAEEAIIARDVLLAEHVGARLHICHVSTAGSVEILRWAKARGIRVTAEVTPHHLLLTDALARDYDPVFKVNPPLRTDADVAALRAALAEGVVDVVATDHAPHTVEDKECEWPYARPGMLGLQTALPVVLHTMLDPARLDGPGAETPGGTEAGRLDWDGVAERTSRRPARIAGLAEHGLDPAPGVPANLTLVDPAARVTVDGGELASRSRNTPYAGRTLPGRVVATFLAGTPTVLDGKAQL comes from the coding sequence GTGAGCAGCTTCGTGCTGGCCGGTGCCCGGATCCTGGGCGCCGAGAAGACCGACATCGTGATCACCGACGGGGTGGTCGCCGAGGTGGGCCCCGGCGCGTCCGCGCCCGGCGCGACCCGCATCGACGCGGACGGCCTGGTGGCCCTGCCGGGCCTGGTCGACCTGCACACCCACCTGCGCGAACCGGGCCGGGAGGACGCCGAGACGGTCGAGTCCGGCTCCCGGGCGGCGGCGTTGGGCGGATACACCGCGGTGTGCGCGATGGCCAACACCGACCCGGTGGCCGACACCGCCGGCGTGGTCGAGCAGGTGTACCGGCTGGGCCGGGACGCCGGGCTGGTACACGTGCAGCCGATCGGCGCGGTGACCGTGGGGCTCGCCGGCGAGCGGCTGGCCGAACTGGGCGCGATGGCCGACTCGGCCGCGGCGGTCCGCATCTTCTCCGACGACGGCCACTGCGTGTCCGATCCGCGGCTGATGCGCCGCGCCCTGGAGTACGTGAAGGCGTTCGACGGGGTGATCGCGCAGCACGCCGAGGAGCCGCGGCTGACCGCCGGCGCGCAGCTGCACGAGGGGGAGTGGTCGGCCCGGCTGGGGCTGACCGGCTGGCCGGCGGTCGCCGAGGAGGCGATCATCGCCCGCGACGTGCTGCTGGCCGAGCACGTCGGCGCCCGGCTGCACATCTGCCACGTGTCCACCGCCGGCAGCGTGGAGATCCTGCGCTGGGCCAAGGCCCGCGGCATCCGGGTGACCGCCGAGGTCACCCCGCATCACCTGCTGCTGACCGATGCGCTGGCGCGCGACTACGACCCGGTGTTCAAGGTCAACCCGCCGTTGCGGACCGACGCCGACGTGGCCGCGCTGCGGGCCGCGCTGGCCGAGGGCGTCGTGGACGTGGTCGCGACCGACCATGCCCCGCACACGGTCGAGGACAAGGAGTGCGAGTGGCCGTACGCGCGGCCCGGCATGCTCGGCCTGCAGACCGCCCTGCCGGTGGTCCTGCACACGATGCTCGACCCGGCGCGGCTCGACGGCCCCGGCGCCGAGACGCCCGGCGGGACCGAGGCGGGGCGGCTCGACTGGGACGGGGTCGCGGAGCGGACGAGCCGGCGCCCGGCGCGCATCGCCGGCCTGGCCGAGCACGGCCTCGACCCGGCCCCCGGCGTACCGGCGAACCTGACGCTGGTGGACCCGGCGGCGCGGGTGACGGTAGACGGCGGCGAGCTCGCCTCGCGCAGCCGCAACACGCCGTACGCGGGGCGCACCCTGCCCGGCCGCGTGGTGGCGACGTTCCTGGCGGGTACGCCAACGGTGCTGGACGGGAAGGCGCAACTGTGA
- the nusB gene encoding transcription antitermination factor NusB: MSTRTKARKRALDVLYEADLRGEDPLVVLRRRVEWAEPPVREYTVTLVEGYQRHAEEIDHLIATYAQGWSLSRMPAVDRNIVRVAIFELAHRDEIDDAVAISEAVELATALSTDESPKFVNGLLGSIAEALRGGN, from the coding sequence ATGTCGACCCGCACCAAGGCGCGCAAGCGTGCCCTCGACGTGCTGTACGAGGCGGATCTGCGCGGCGAGGACCCGCTGGTGGTGCTGCGCCGCCGGGTCGAGTGGGCCGAGCCCCCGGTCCGGGAGTACACGGTGACCCTGGTGGAGGGCTACCAGCGGCACGCCGAGGAGATCGACCACCTGATCGCGACGTACGCGCAGGGGTGGTCGCTGTCCCGGATGCCGGCGGTGGACCGCAACATCGTCCGGGTGGCGATCTTCGAGCTGGCGCACCGCGACGAGATCGACGACGCGGTGGCGATCAGCGAGGCGGTCGAGCTGGCCACCGCGCTGTCCACGGACGAGTCGCCGAAGTTCGTCAACGGCCTGCTCGGCAGCATCGCCGAGGCGCTGCGCGGCGGCAACTGA
- the efp gene encoding elongation factor P — protein MATTNDLKNGLVLNLDGQLWTVVEFQHVKPGKGGAFVRTTLKNVLNGKVVDKTFNAGTKVETATVDKRTMQYLYADGEDFVFMDSENYDQINVPGTTVGDAAKYLLDNAEVTIGFHEGTALYIELPTSIEVEVTYTEPGMQGDRSTGGTKPAQVATGANVPVPLFVNIGDKIKVDTRDGRYLGRV, from the coding sequence ATGGCCACCACGAATGACCTGAAGAACGGCCTGGTTCTCAACCTGGACGGGCAGCTGTGGACCGTCGTGGAGTTCCAGCACGTCAAGCCCGGCAAGGGCGGTGCGTTCGTGCGTACCACGCTGAAGAACGTGCTCAACGGCAAGGTCGTCGACAAGACCTTCAACGCCGGTACCAAGGTCGAGACCGCCACCGTCGACAAGCGCACGATGCAGTACCTGTACGCGGACGGTGAGGACTTCGTGTTCATGGACTCGGAGAACTACGACCAGATCAACGTGCCCGGCACCACCGTCGGCGACGCCGCGAAGTACCTGCTGGACAACGCCGAGGTCACGATCGGCTTCCACGAGGGCACCGCGCTCTACATCGAGCTGCCCACCTCGATCGAGGTCGAGGTCACCTACACCGAGCCGGGCATGCAGGGCGACCGCTCCACCGGCGGTACCAAGCCGGCGCAGGTCGCGACCGGGGCGAACGTGCCGGTGCCGCTGTTCGTCAACATCGGCGACAAGATCAAGGTCGACACCCGCGACGGCCGCTACCTCGGCCGGGTCTGA
- the carB gene encoding carbamoyl-phosphate synthase large subunit: MPRRTDIQHVLVIGSGPIVIGQACEFDYSGTQACRVLRAEGLRVTLVNSNPATIMTDPEFADATYVEPITTEFIEQVIATEAANGHPIDALLATLGGQTALNAAVALDEQGILAKHGVELIGADIEAIGRGEDREKFKQVVREVGGDVPRSAVCHSMAEVRATVAELGLPVVIRPSFTMGGLGSGMAHDAEQLERIAGAGLAASPTHEVLIEESVLGWKEYELELMRDRNDNVVVVCSIENVDPMGVHTGDSVTVAPAMTLTDREYQQMRDLAIAVLRKVGVDTGGCNIQFAVNPVDGRMIVIEMNPRVSRSSALASKATGFPIAKIAAKLAVGYTLDEIPNDITKATPAAFEPTLDYVVVKIPRFTFEKFPGADPELTTTMKSVGEAMSLGRSFGEALNKAMRSMETKAAGFWTRDGAPGSVEELLTALRTPHDGRLYTVERALRAGADVAQVCEASGMDPWFVDQVAALVELRAEITEAAVLDAALLRRAKRAGLSDRQLAALRPELAGEDGVRRLRHRLGVRPVYKTVDTCAAEFAATTPYHYSAYETDPAAETEVAPSPRPKVLILGSGPNRIGQGIEFDYSCVHAVMALRDDAAGDGGYETVMVNCNPETVSTDYDTADRLYFEPLTFEDVLEVVHAEDSSGKAAGGPGVVGVIVQLGGQTPLGLARRLADAGVPIVGTSPASIDAAEDRGAFGKLLTDAGLAAPQYGTATSFDEAKAIADEIGYPVLVRPSYVLGGRGMEIVYDEATLRGYIDRATEASPEHPVLVDRFLDDAIEIDVDALCDGEQVFLGGVMEHIEEAGVHSGDSSCTLPPITLGASDIEQVRSYTEAIAHGVGVRGLLNVQYALKDDRLYVLEANPRASRTVPFVSKATGVSLAKAAARIMLGATIEQLRGEGMLPATGDNATLPADAPVAVKEAVLPFKRFRTLEGHGVDSLLGPEMKSTGEVMGIDTSFGHAFAKAQAAVYGSLPTAGTVFVSAANRDKRALIFPVKRLADLGFEIVATAGTAEVLRRHGIATRVVRKHFEDPAGDAGPNAVELIESGEVALVINTPHGSGPRVDGYEIRSAAVTTDTPCITTVQGASAAIMGIEALIRGEMTVRPLQALHAARRGA, from the coding sequence ATGCCTAGGCGTACCGATATCCAGCACGTCCTGGTCATCGGCTCCGGGCCGATCGTGATCGGCCAGGCCTGCGAGTTCGACTACTCCGGCACCCAGGCGTGCCGGGTGCTGCGGGCCGAGGGACTGCGGGTCACGCTGGTCAACTCCAACCCGGCGACGATCATGACCGACCCGGAGTTCGCCGACGCCACCTACGTCGAGCCGATCACCACCGAGTTCATCGAGCAGGTGATCGCGACCGAGGCGGCGAACGGCCATCCGATCGACGCGCTGCTCGCCACGCTCGGCGGCCAGACCGCGCTGAACGCCGCGGTCGCGCTGGACGAGCAGGGCATCCTCGCCAAGCACGGGGTCGAGCTGATCGGCGCCGACATCGAGGCGATCGGCCGCGGCGAGGACCGGGAGAAGTTCAAGCAGGTGGTCCGCGAGGTTGGCGGGGACGTGCCGCGCAGCGCGGTGTGTCACTCGATGGCCGAGGTCCGCGCCACCGTCGCCGAGCTGGGCCTGCCGGTCGTGATCCGGCCCAGCTTCACCATGGGCGGGCTGGGCTCCGGCATGGCGCACGACGCCGAGCAGCTGGAGCGCATCGCCGGTGCGGGGTTGGCCGCGAGCCCGACCCACGAGGTGCTGATCGAGGAGTCCGTACTCGGCTGGAAGGAGTACGAACTCGAGCTGATGCGCGACCGCAACGACAACGTCGTGGTCGTCTGCTCGATCGAGAACGTCGACCCGATGGGCGTGCACACCGGCGACTCGGTCACCGTGGCACCGGCGATGACGCTGACCGACCGCGAGTACCAGCAGATGCGTGACCTGGCGATCGCGGTGCTGCGCAAGGTCGGGGTGGACACCGGGGGATGCAACATCCAGTTCGCGGTCAACCCGGTCGACGGCCGGATGATCGTGATCGAGATGAACCCGCGGGTGTCCCGCTCGTCGGCGCTGGCGTCGAAGGCGACCGGGTTCCCGATCGCGAAGATCGCCGCGAAGCTCGCCGTCGGCTACACCCTGGACGAGATCCCGAACGACATCACCAAGGCCACCCCGGCGGCATTCGAGCCGACGCTGGACTACGTGGTGGTCAAGATCCCGCGGTTCACGTTCGAAAAGTTCCCGGGCGCTGACCCGGAGCTGACCACGACGATGAAGTCGGTCGGCGAGGCCATGTCGTTGGGCCGCAGCTTCGGTGAGGCGCTGAACAAGGCGATGCGGTCGATGGAGACCAAGGCCGCCGGCTTCTGGACCCGCGACGGCGCACCGGGAAGCGTCGAGGAGCTGCTGACCGCGCTGCGCACCCCGCACGACGGCCGGCTGTACACGGTGGAACGGGCGCTGCGCGCCGGGGCCGACGTGGCGCAGGTGTGCGAAGCGTCCGGGATGGACCCGTGGTTCGTCGACCAGGTCGCCGCGCTGGTCGAGCTGCGGGCCGAGATCACCGAGGCGGCGGTGCTGGATGCGGCGCTGCTGCGCCGGGCGAAGCGGGCCGGACTGTCCGACCGGCAGCTCGCCGCGCTGCGCCCGGAGCTCGCCGGCGAGGACGGGGTGCGCCGGCTGCGGCACCGCCTCGGGGTGCGCCCGGTGTACAAGACCGTGGACACCTGCGCGGCCGAGTTCGCCGCGACGACGCCCTACCACTACTCAGCGTACGAGACCGATCCGGCGGCGGAGACCGAGGTCGCGCCGTCGCCGCGGCCGAAGGTGCTGATCCTCGGCTCCGGGCCCAACCGGATCGGGCAGGGCATCGAGTTCGACTACTCGTGCGTGCACGCGGTGATGGCGCTGCGCGACGACGCTGCCGGCGACGGCGGGTACGAGACGGTGATGGTCAACTGCAACCCGGAGACGGTGTCGACCGACTACGACACCGCCGACCGGCTCTACTTCGAGCCGCTGACCTTCGAGGACGTGCTGGAGGTCGTGCACGCCGAGGACTCCTCCGGCAAGGCGGCCGGCGGTCCGGGCGTGGTCGGGGTGATCGTCCAGCTGGGTGGGCAGACGCCGCTGGGGCTGGCCCGGCGGCTGGCGGACGCCGGCGTCCCGATCGTCGGTACCAGCCCGGCGAGCATCGACGCGGCCGAGGACCGTGGCGCGTTCGGCAAGCTGCTCACCGACGCCGGCCTCGCCGCCCCGCAGTACGGCACGGCCACCTCGTTCGACGAGGCGAAGGCGATCGCCGACGAGATCGGTTACCCGGTGCTGGTGCGCCCGTCGTACGTGCTGGGCGGGCGCGGCATGGAGATCGTGTACGACGAGGCCACCCTGCGCGGCTACATCGACCGCGCCACGGAGGCGTCGCCGGAGCATCCGGTGCTGGTCGACCGGTTCCTGGACGACGCGATCGAGATCGACGTGGACGCGCTGTGCGACGGCGAGCAGGTGTTTTTGGGCGGCGTGATGGAGCACATCGAGGAGGCCGGGGTGCACTCCGGCGACTCGTCCTGCACGCTGCCGCCGATCACCCTGGGCGCCTCGGACATCGAGCAGGTCCGCAGCTACACCGAGGCCATCGCGCACGGGGTCGGGGTGCGCGGGCTGCTCAACGTGCAGTACGCGTTGAAGGACGACCGGCTCTACGTGCTGGAGGCCAACCCGCGCGCCAGCCGTACGGTGCCGTTCGTGTCGAAGGCGACCGGGGTGTCGCTGGCGAAGGCCGCGGCCCGGATCATGCTCGGCGCCACCATCGAGCAGCTGCGCGGCGAGGGGATGCTGCCGGCCACCGGCGACAACGCCACCCTGCCGGCCGATGCGCCGGTCGCGGTCAAGGAGGCGGTGCTGCCGTTCAAGCGGTTCCGCACCCTCGAGGGGCACGGGGTCGACTCGCTGCTCGGGCCGGAGATGAAATCCACCGGCGAGGTGATGGGCATCGACACCAGCTTCGGCCACGCGTTCGCCAAGGCGCAGGCCGCGGTGTACGGGTCGCTGCCGACCGCCGGCACGGTGTTCGTCTCGGCCGCGAACCGGGACAAGCGGGCACTGATCTTCCCGGTCAAGCGGCTCGCCGACCTCGGCTTCGAGATCGTCGCGACCGCCGGTACCGCGGAGGTGCTGCGCCGGCACGGCATCGCCACCCGGGTGGTGCGCAAGCACTTCGAGGATCCGGCCGGCGACGCCGGGCCGAACGCGGTCGAGCTGATCGAGTCCGGCGAGGTGGCCCTGGTGATCAACACGCCGCACGGGTCGGGGCCGCGCGTCGACGGGTACGAGATCCGCAGCGCCGCGGTCACCACCGACACCCCGTGCATCACCACGGTGCAGGGCGCCTCGGCGGCGATCATGGGCATCGAGGCGCTGATCCGCGGCGAGATGACGGTACGGCCGCTGCAGGCGCTGCACGCGGCCCGGCGCGGCGCCTGA
- a CDS encoding transcriptional regulator codes for MPSEYAKSLGARLRAIRQQQGLSLQGVEEKSGGRWKAVVVGSYERGDRAVTVARLAELADFYRVPVAELLPDGGGTRQESAGKIVLDLEQLYEHTADELAPVARYARAIQQQRGDYNGRVLSIRADDLRALAIVYDTSPSGLVERFTELGVLVADPRALFGG; via the coding sequence ATGCCGTCTGAGTACGCGAAGTCCCTCGGCGCCCGACTGCGCGCCATCCGCCAGCAGCAGGGGTTGTCCCTGCAGGGGGTGGAGGAGAAGTCGGGCGGCCGCTGGAAGGCAGTGGTGGTCGGTTCGTACGAGCGCGGGGACCGTGCGGTCACCGTGGCCCGGCTGGCCGAGCTGGCCGACTTCTACCGGGTTCCGGTAGCGGAGCTGCTGCCCGACGGCGGCGGCACCCGGCAGGAGTCCGCCGGCAAGATCGTCCTGGACCTCGAGCAGCTGTACGAGCACACCGCCGACGAGCTCGCGCCCGTCGCCCGGTACGCGCGGGCCATCCAGCAGCAGCGCGGTGACTACAACGGCCGGGTGCTGTCGATTCGGGCCGACGACCTGCGGGCGCTCGCGATCGTGTACGACACCTCGCCGTCCGGCCTGGTGGAGCGGTTCACCGAGCTGGGCGTGCTGGTCGCCGACCCGCGCGCGCTGTTCGGCGGCTGA
- the pyrR gene encoding bifunctional pyr operon transcriptional regulator/uracil phosphoribosyltransferase PyrR: MTAPPAGLPEGRPDHDAANRSDSTEAADPGNHRPILTGSDLARITARIAHQILEKTRGATDTVLLGIPTRGVPLAARLADRIAAFEGVQVPVGTLDVTLYRDDLRLQRTRAVGPTDLPPGGIDGKRVILADDVLFSGRTVRAALDALNDLGRPSQVQLAVLVDRGHRQLPIRADYVGKNLPTSLAESVRVLLREVDGADAVLLAGPSEDTVPAAGGERR; encoded by the coding sequence ATGACCGCACCACCCGCCGGCCTGCCTGAAGGCCGGCCGGATCACGATGCCGCGAACAGGTCGGATTCCACCGAAGCGGCCGATCCCGGAAATCATCGACCGATCCTGACCGGATCGGATCTCGCCCGCATCACCGCCCGGATCGCCCACCAGATCCTGGAGAAGACCCGCGGCGCCACCGACACGGTACTGCTGGGCATCCCGACCCGTGGCGTCCCGCTCGCCGCCCGGCTGGCCGACCGGATCGCCGCCTTCGAGGGCGTACAGGTGCCGGTCGGCACCCTGGACGTCACCCTCTACCGCGACGACCTGCGGCTGCAGCGCACCCGCGCGGTCGGTCCGACCGATCTGCCGCCCGGCGGCATCGACGGCAAGCGGGTGATCCTCGCCGACGACGTGCTGTTCTCCGGCCGCACCGTGCGCGCCGCGCTGGACGCGCTCAACGACCTCGGCCGGCCCAGCCAGGTGCAGCTCGCGGTACTGGTCGACCGAGGCCACCGGCAGCTGCCGATCCGCGCCGACTACGTCGGCAAGAACCTGCCCACCTCGCTCGCCGAAAGCGTCCGGGTACTGCTGCGCGAGGTCGACGGCGCCGACGCGGTGCTGCTGGCCGGCCCGAGCGAGGACACCGTCCCGGCCGCCGGAGGGGAGCGCCGATGA
- the aroQ gene encoding type II 3-dehydroquinate dehydratase codes for MSAAERRVDVLNGPNLGRLGHREPDVYGTETYAALVAACETTGAELGLSVTVRQTDAEHEMLGFLHEAADTGAAVVLNPAAWTHYSVAVRDACAMLTGPLIEVHLSNVHAREAFRHTSLISPIATGVICGLGLDGYRLALRHLAARPS; via the coding sequence GTGAGCGCGGCGGAGCGGCGGGTCGACGTGTTGAACGGGCCGAACCTGGGTCGGCTCGGACACCGCGAACCCGACGTGTACGGGACCGAGACCTACGCCGCGCTGGTCGCCGCCTGCGAGACCACCGGCGCCGAGCTGGGGCTGTCGGTCACGGTGCGGCAGACCGACGCCGAGCACGAGATGCTCGGCTTCCTGCACGAGGCGGCGGACACCGGCGCCGCGGTGGTGCTCAACCCGGCCGCCTGGACGCACTACTCGGTGGCGGTGCGGGACGCCTGCGCGATGCTGACCGGCCCGCTGATCGAGGTGCACCTGTCGAACGTGCACGCCCGCGAGGCGTTCCGGCACACCTCGCTGATCTCGCCGATCGCGACCGGGGTGATCTGCGGCCTCGGCCTGGACGGCTACCGCCTCGCGCTGCGCCACCTCGCCGCCCGGCCGTCCTGA